The following is a genomic window from Streptomyces lincolnensis.
GGCGTCGATCGTGGCGGGCGTGGGCACCTTCGACACCCTGCACACCGTCGAACTGGCCCTGGCGGCCGAGAAGGCGGGCGCGGACGGCCTGCTGGTGGTCAGCCCGTACTACAGCAGACCCCCGCAGGACGCCCTGGAAGCACACTTCAGGCAGATCGCCGACGCCTCCGGCCTCCCCCTGGTCCTCTACGACATCCCGGGCCGCACCGGCACCCGCATCGAGCCCGACACCCTGATCCGCCTCGCCGGCCACCCCCGGATCGTCGCGGTCAAGGACTGCTCCTACGACTTCCTGGGCGCCCAGAAGGTCCTGGACCGCACGGAGTTGGCGTACTACGCGGGCTGCGACGAACACAACCTCGCGCTGTACGCGGTGGGCGGCACGGGGTACATCAGCACCGTCGCCAACGTGGTGCCGGCCCAACTCCGCGCCGTCCTGGACGCGTTCGACGCGGGCGACACAGCGCGGGCGGCCCGCCTCCAGCAGCGCGCCACCCCGCTCGTCGAGGCGATCATATCCGCGGGCCTGCCCGGCACGGTCACCACGAAGGCCCTGCTCACCGAACTCGGCCTGCCCGCGGGCCCGGTCCGCGCACCGCTGCGGCCCGCCGGCCGCGAGGCGGTCGACGGGCTGCTGGCGGCGTACTCGGCGCTGATGACCACTGACGGCCAGCTGACGGCCCTCTGATCAGCGTTCGACGAACAGGGGCGACCACTCCAGGGTCTCGGGGTCGTCGTCCAACCTCCGGGTACCGCTGAGCGGGACCGGCTTCCCGCTGCCGATCGTGACCAGCACGAGCCGGTCGTGGTACCCCTCGTCCAGTCCGGTGACCCGCTCCCAGGCGATGAGCCGCTTGTCGTCGGCCCAGGCGAGCAGTCGGCCGCCGCGGACCGTGGCGATCTCCTTGCCGGTGCGGGCGTCACGGACCGAGGAGTACGACCTGCCCGGCGATCCGTCGACCTCCTTCGTCAGCCCGAGGGCCGCCAGCGTGCCGTTCGGGGACAGCCGGGCGGGGAC
Proteins encoded in this region:
- the dapA gene encoding 4-hydroxy-tetrahydrodipicolinate synthase; translation: MTTPRPFGRTLCAMITPFTASGALDLDGAQALADRLVSEGCDGLVLSGTTGESPTTTDAEKAALVTAVRDAVGGRASIVAGVGTFDTLHTVELALAAEKAGADGLLVVSPYYSRPPQDALEAHFRQIADASGLPLVLYDIPGRTGTRIEPDTLIRLAGHPRIVAVKDCSYDFLGAQKVLDRTELAYYAGCDEHNLALYAVGGTGYISTVANVVPAQLRAVLDAFDAGDTARAARLQQRATPLVEAIISAGLPGTVTTKALLTELGLPAGPVRAPLRPAGREAVDGLLAAYSALMTTDGQLTAL